The sequence TTGGTAGTGAAGTTTCATATAACGAATTGGGAAGAATTGTAGGTTCTGATAATGAAACTGTTGAACGATATATTGATTTATTGGAAAAAGCCTATATAGTTTTTCGTCTTTCGTCTTTGAGTCGAAATTTAAGAAATGAACTAAAGAAAAGTAGGAAAATATATTTTTATGATAATGGGATTCGCAATGCTCTAATTCGGAACTTTAATCCTTTAAGCTTAAGGCAAGATACCGGAGCTTTATGGGAAAATTTTCTTATAGCTGAACGAATGAAAATGACAAGTTATTCAGGAAGGTGGATGAATAAGTATTTTTGGCGAACACATGCTCAACAAGAAATTGATTATATTGAAGATTACGGTGGAAAATTGTATGCCTATGAATTTAAATGGAATAAAAATCGGAAAGTTCGATTTTCAAAAACTTTTGTAAAAGCATACCCTAATAGCGAAACCAAATCAATTTCAACTGATAATTTTGTAGATTTTATTATGGAAGCTGAATAAGTCAGATTTTTATAACAGTTGCTTATTTGATAATAAAAAACAAAATTATAAAGGGGACTTCTAAAAATGCAAATTTCTTCGTTGCTTCAAAATTTCAAAATCCTCATTTACAATAGTAAACTGCGGTTTTGAAATTTCTTACGCCTTGAAATTTACTATTTTTAGAAGTCCCCTATAGGAAATTTTAATTCAAGTGCCTGCCCCAAGTAGGAGCATCGGTAGTTCTTTTGTTGCTCCCCATTCCTTGAAGTTGAAGTTCTTTTGTCGATTTTATCTCAAATTCAGTTTCTATTCTTTGACCGATAGGTTCTATCAAAATTTTTCCTTCTGCTTTTGGGTTTTTAATTGTGGGGGTAATAGGGTAGGCGTTCATCAATTCGGAAGGGTATGCCCGCAAAAGTCTAATTATATCGCTTAGAGGAGTTTTATTATTTAACCATTTTTTTTCATTATGTTGGTGCAAAATTACCGGTGAACGTTGATGTGGTAATTTTTGTATTAGCGAATTTGCAACAGTTGTAATTATTGAAAATGATTCAACCAATTCACCTGTTTCGCTGTTTTGCCAGCTATCCCAAATTCCTGCAAAAGCAAAAGGTCTTTTTTTGTCCCTTAAATATATAAGGTATGGTTTGCTTAAGCCTTCATTTGTTGTTCCTTCGATAAAAGCATCAGCAATTACCAGACATCTGCGACTACGTATAGGTTTTCTGAATGCTGGCTTTCTGACTATTTCACAAGATCCACTATAGTTTGAGTCATTTTCTTTATTTTTATCTCCTTCTACACGAGCATTAAAAAGGTACATTTGCTTTTTTGCCCAAAATGGTGTTAATCCAAATTTGAACATTTGCAAAATGTTTGGATCTTCATTAGTAATAATTGGTGCTAACTGTCCGGGCGAAATATTGTAGCTTGTTTTATACTCAATTTCATTTGGGATTTTAATGTTAAACCGCTTTTCTATGACTTCAACTTTCTGAACTTCAATATATCTTCCACACATAAAAATTATCAATTAAAAAAAACTCAAGATACAAAATCTCAAACTAATTTTTCGACCTTGCTATTAGAATATAATTTTATCAAAAATATTTAATTTTACTATAAAATAATTGGAAAAATGTCGATTTGTATAATTTAATTTTACAAGATTATTTTTCTTACTTAAAAACAAATTTTTAGTTTTAATGTAAATCCTGAGCTTTTTCGCACATTATCAGGCGATTATATATTTTGAATTTATATTAATTAGAGATATTTATATTAATATTTTTTTTTCAAATAATTTTGAAAATCAAATTTCGAATTAATATCTTTGCCGCTCATTTTTAAAATAAAAAATTTGGTATGATAGTAATTCCTATAAAAGAAGGTGAAAATATTGATAGAGCGTTGAAACGTTTCAAAAGAAAGTTTGAAAAAACTGGTGTAGTGAAGGAACTTAGAGAAAGACAAGCATTTAAAAAACCATCAGTTTGCAAACGTGAAGAAATGATTCACGCTACTTATATTGAGCAATTGAAAAGAGAAGACAATTAATTATTTCTTTTTAATTGTATTAATGTAAATATATTTATATATTTACAAATGATTATTAATTTTGTTTTCTTTACATGAATAGGGATAAGTTTATTAAATATCTTCAATTCGAAAAAAGATATTCATCACATACTATTCGTTCATATGATATTGATTTGAAGCAATATTTTACTTTTTGTAAAGAAAAGTATAATTGTCAAGACGATTTTATACCTGCCAATCATCTTTATATTCGCAATTGGATAATTTCACTGCTAACTAAAAATTATTCAACAAAATCGATAAACCGAAAAACCACATCATTAAAATCATATTTTAAATATCTATTGAAAGAGAATGCGATAGATGCAAATCCGATGGAAAAAGTAATTTCGCCAAAATCAGGAAGGAAATTACCATGTTTTGTTGATAAAGAGCAAATTAATAATTTATTGGATGAACACGACTTTTCCAATGATTTTGAAGGATTTAGAGACAAAATGATTATTGAACTTTTTTATGTTTCAGGAATAAGACTTTCGGAATTGATAAAGTTGAAAGTTTCCGATATAAATTTCCATTCATTAAGTTTAAAAGTTCTTGGCAAAAGAAATAAAGAGAGAATTATTCCATTCAGTTTGAAACTAAAAGCAAACATTTTAGAATACCTGCAAAAACGTCAGGAAGTTGCATTAGAAAAAACAACAGAATTTTTTGTAACAAAAAAGGGAGAGAAAACCTACGAGAAATTAATCTATAGAATTGTCAATAAATACTTACAGCTATCAACAACTATTGAACAAAAAAGCCCACATGTTTTAAGACATACTTTTGCTACACATATGCTTAACAATGGTGCCGACTTAAATGCAATAAAAGAGTTATTAGGACATTCAAATTTATCAGCAACTCAAATATATACCCACACAACTTTTGAGAAATTAAAAAATATTTATAAACAAGCTCATCCGAGAGCATAATTTTTAGGAGGAAATGATATGAATATAAAAATTCATTCTGTTCGCTTTGATGCAGATGCAAAACTCGTAGAATTCGTAGAAGCACGTATTAACAAATTGATTCAGTTATATGATAATATAATAGGTGTAGAAGTTTTTTTACGTTTAGTAAATAATCAAAATCAAGAGAATAAAGTTACTGAAATCAGAATTGAAATTCCAGGAAACGATTTGTTTGCCAAAAAGCAGGAAAAAACATTTGAAGCTGCAACCGATTCTGCAATAGAGGCTCTCCGTCGTCAAATTAAAAAACACAAAGAAAAACAACGAGGCGTTTAAGCAAGTTAGTTTTTTGATTTTTACAAGAATTATTTTTAGTTAAAGTTTTTCATTATATAATGAATGGAAAACAGAATTAAATGATTATTTGAAATTTATTAAATTCGAAAAAAATCTACTATTTTGCAGATAAATCATCAAATGAAATTTTGTTCAAAAAAGAGCTATCATTATTCTATTGAAAAAAAAATAATGCTTTTCTAAATATCTTTTTTTAGAATTTTCATAAATAATTCATTAACTTCAATTAATTTATAAGCATTGATCTATATCTAAAAATATCTGCTCAAATATATCTTGCTGATTATCTGTGCGTTTCACAAAAAAAATGAAACAAACAAAAATGCAAATAATTAGAAAAAAAATGCAATATTTATTTTGATGTTAAAAATTAAGTATATACATTTGCAAACTATTTTGAAAAAAAGAAATAGGAGTTCTTTTATAGTAATGCCGATGTAGCTCAGTTGGTCAGAGCAGCTGATTTGTAATCAGCAGGTCGACGGTTCGAATCCGCCCATCGGCTCTATTACTTTTTATTGAAAGGGGGGATACCAAAGCGGTCAAATGGGGCAGACTGTAAATCTGTTGGCAGCGCCTTCGGAGGTTCGAATCCTCCTCCCCCCACGGTTGAATTAAAAAGCGGGAATAGCTCAGTTGGTAGAGCGTCAGCCTTCCAAGCTGAAGGTCGCGGGTTCGAGCCTCGTTTCCCGCTCTTTTTTATTAGCCGATGTAGCTCAGGGGTAGAGCGCGTCCTTGGTAAGGACGAGGTCATGGGTTCAATTCCCATCATTGGCTCTAAACTGTGGATTGTTACTTGAAATAATAAACTTTAAATTTTTAATATATTTGAATTATGGCTAAAGAAAAATTTGATAGGTCGAAACCGCACGTTAATATTGGCACAATAGGCCATGTCGATCATGGTAAAACAACATTAACCTCTGCTATTACAATGATATTAGCAAAAGATGGTCTTGCGGAAGTGAAAGATTTTGACTCAATTGACAATGCTCCTGAAGAAAAAGAAAGAGGTATTACAATTAATACTGCACATGTAGAATACTCAACAAAAAATCGCCATTATGCTCACGTTGACTGTCCAGGTCACGCCGATTATGTAAAAAACATGGTTACTGGAGCAGCTCAAATGGATGGTGCTATTTTGGTAGTTGCTGCTACAGATGGTCCTATGCCTCAAACAAGAGAGCACATCTTATTAGCACGTCAGGTAAATGTTCCTAAAATAGTAGTTTTTATGAACAAAGTTGATATGGTTGACGATGAGGAGTTGTTAGAATTAGTAGAGATGGAAGTTCGTGAACTATTAGAATTTTACGAATTTGATGGCGATAATACTCCTGTTATTCAAGGTTCTGCACTTGGTGCAATGAATTTGGAACCAAAGTGGGTAGAAAAAATTTATGAATTATTAGAAGCTGTAGATACATTCATCCCAATTCCTCCAAGAGAAAATGAAAAACCATTCCTTCTTCCTGTCGAAGATGTATTTTCAATTACAGGACGTGGTACGGTTGCAACTGGTAGAATCGAAACAGGTGTTGTTAATACCGGAGACGAAATAAGACTTATTGGTTTAGGTGCAGAAGGACGTAAAACGGTTTGTACTGGAGTAGAAATGTTCCGAAAAATTCTTGATAGAGGAGAAGCCGGTGACAATGTAGGTCTATTACTCAGAGGTGTAGATAAAAAAGAAATTAAAAGAGGAATGGTAATTGCTAAACCAGATTCTATTACACCACATACAGAGTTTAAAGCAGAAGTTTATATCTTGAAAAAAGATGAAGGTGGTCGTCACACACCATTCCATAATAATTACCGACCTCAGTTTTATCTTAGAACACTTGATGTAACAGGTGAAATTTTACTACCTGAAGGAATGGAAATGGTTATGCCAGGTGATAATGTTACAATTACTGTGAAATTAATCTACCCTGTAGCCGTAAATAAAGGTCTTCGATTTGCTATCAGAGAAGGTGGAAGAACTGTTGGAGCTGGACAAGTAATCGAAATTACTGTATAAAAACCTGTATAATATATAAGTAAAAAGATTTGGTAGTTTATTCTATTAAATCTTTTTATATATATAATTATTAAGAAATAGACGGGTGTAGCTCAGTTGGTAGAGCACTGGTCTCCAAAACCAGGTGTCGGGCGTTCGAGTCGCTCCTCCCGTGCGAATATCTAAACTGCAAGAAAGTAAGATAATGAAAATAATATTATATTTTAAAGAAGTAATAGAAGAATTGACGCACAAAGTCTCTTGGCCAACAAGAGCCGAACTTCAAAGTAGTGCAGTAGTTGTAATGGTTGCCTCTTTAATAATCGCATTTACAGTTTTTTTAATGGATTTTGTATTAGGAATAAATTCAAATTCTGTTTGGAAAGGATTATTAGGTTTTATTTACGATATGTTATAAATAACATTTTTTTATAATGGGTGAGTTCGAGAAAAAGTGGTATGTCCTAAGGGCAATTGGCGGAAAGGAAAAAAAGGTAAAAGAATATATCCTAAGTGAAATTAGCAGATTAAACCTTGAAGATTACGTTTCTCAGATTTTAATACCAACTGAAAAAATATATCAAATCAGAAAAGGAAAAAAAATTAGTAAAGAACGAAGTTTTTTTCCTGGGTATATATTAATTGAAGCTGCACTTGTAGGAGAAATACCACACATTATTAAAAATATTACAAATGTAATTGGCTTTTTAAGTACAACAAAAGGTGGAGAACCTACTCCTCTACGATTGTCGGAAGTAAATAGAATATTAGGTAAAGTTGATGAGTTGGCAGAAAGCGATGAAGAAATCAATGTACCTTTCTGCGTTGGAGAAGCAGTTAAAGTTACCGATGGGCCGTTTAACAATTTCTCTGGAATAATTGAAGAAGTAAATGAAGAGAAAAAGAAACTAAAAGTAATGGTTAAAATATTTGGAAGAAGAACACCATTAGAACTTAGTTTCATGCAAGTAGAAAAAGAATAAAAATTATATATTTAGAAATATGGCAAAGCAAATTGAAGGACTAATAAAATTACAGATCAAAGGTGGTGCAGCAAATCCATCGCCTCCAGTAGGTCCCGCCTTAGGTGCAAAAGGTGTGAATATAATGGAATTTTGTAAGCAGTTTAATGCCCGAACTCAAAACATGGCCGGAAAAGTACTACCGGTAATAATTACTGTTTATAAAGATAAATCATTTAATTTTATCATTAAACAGCCACCTGTAGCAGTTCAATTACTTGAAGCGGCTAACTTAAAATCAGGTTCAGCAGAACCAAACAGAGACAAAGTTGCTTCAGTTAGTTGGGAAGATATAAAAACTATTGCAGAAGGAAAAATGCCAGATTTAAACGCATTTAAAATTGACTCGGCAATGAAAATGGTTGCCGGAACTGCCAGAAGTATGGGAATAACAGTTAAAGGTGAATTTCCAAATTTATAATATACAATTACTGAAAAATGGGAAAGCTTACAAAAAACAGAAAAAAAGTATCAGATAAAATTGAAGTTGGTAAAATACATTCAATTGAAGAAGCAAGTACAATATTAAAAGATATTACAACAACCAAGTTTAATGCTTCAATTGATATGGATATCAGATTAGGTGTTGATCCTCGAAAAGCAAACCAAATGGTTAGAGGAATAACAACTTTACCACATGGTACTGGAAAAGAAATTAAAGTGCTTGTGCTATGTACGCCTGATAAAGAAGCAGAAGCAACAGAAGCTGGTGCCGACTATGTAGGCTTAGATGAATACGTTCAAAAAATAAAGGACGGCTGGACAGATATAGATGTTGTAATAACAATGCCACCAGTAATGGGAAAAGTTGGACAACTTGGTAGAATTTTAGGACCACGTGGTTTAATGCCAAATCCGAAAAGTGGAACTGTTACAATGGAAGTTGGAAAAGCCGTAAAAGAAGTTAAACAAGGAAAAATTGATTTTAAAGTTGATAAATATGGAATAATTCACGCTTCCATTGGCAAAGTCTCATTCTCTGCTGAGCAGATAGTTGACAATGCCAGAGAATTAATCCAAACAATTGTCAAGTTGAAACCTACATCAGCCAAAGGAACATATATTAGAAGTGTTTTCATTTCGAGCACTATGAGTGCTGGCTTGCAGATTGATACAAAATCAATATCAGAGTAGTAATCTATTATTAATTAAATTTTAAGAAAACAAATTGTTACTAATGTTTTCTTAACTAAATGAGATTATGTAAACATGAAAAGAGAGGAAAAAAATAAAATTATTGATAGTTTAATAGAGCAAATAAACAAAACAAACCATTTCTATTTGACCGATATTTCAGAATTAAATGCTGAAAAGACTAGTTCATTAAGAAGGGCTTGTTTCGAACAAGACATCAAACTAACAGTTGTAAAAAATACACTGCTTAAAAAAGCAATGGAAAAAGCAGAGCTTGAATACGACGAATTGTATGAAGTTCTTAAAGGCTCAACTTCTATCATGTTTACTGAAGTAGGTAACCAACCTGCAAAACTGATTCAAGAGTTTAGAAGAAGTAATGACAAACCAATCCTTAAAGGTGCATTTGTAGAAGAAGGTTGCTACATTGGCGATGATCAATTAGATGCCTTAATTAATGTTAAATCACGAGACGAACTCGTTGCTGACATTATTGCTCTACTTCAATCACCTGCGAAGAATGTTATTTCTGCATTACAATCAGGAGGTAGTATCCTACATGGTGTTCTTGAAACACTTTCAGAAAGAGAATAATAAAGTAATTAATTAAATTAAAACAAACTAAAAAATGGCTGATTTAAAAGCGTTTGCAGAGCAATTAGTTAACTTAACCGTAAAAGAAGTTAATGAATTAGCAGAAATATTAAAAAGTGAATACGGTATTGAACCAGCTGCTGCCGCAGTAGCAGTTGCAGGACCAGTTGCTGAAGAAGCAGCAGAAGCAGAACAAACTGAATTTAATGTTGTTCTTGTTTCTCCGGGTGGAGCAAAGCTTCAAATTGTGAAATTAGTAAAAGAACTTACAGGACTTGGACTAAAAGAAGCAAAAGCACTTGTAGATTCAGCACCGAAAGAAGTAAAAGAAGGTGTAACCAAGGAAGAAGCAGAATCATTAAAAGCAAGATTAGAAGAAGCAGGAGCAGAAGTTGAACTTAAATAAGCATTGCCTTAAAATATTTAGGATGATAGGTTTAGAGTCTAATTGACTCTAAGCCTTTTTCTTGTTATATTGTATTTAAGATTAACTAATAGCCTTTTAACATGTCATTATCAAATTCAAACGAACGAATTAATTTCGCTTCAATAAAAAATAAGCTTGAATATCCAGATTTTTTAGAAATTCAACTTAAATCATTTGCAGACTTTTTTCAACTCGAAACTACTCCTGAAAACAGAAGAATTGAAGGTTTATATCGAGTTTTTACAGAAAATTTTCCAATAACCGATACCCGAAATAATTTTGTGTTGGAGTTTATCGACTATTTTGTAGATCCTCCAAGATACACAATACTCGAATGTATTGAACGAGGAGTTACATATTGTGTTCCTCTTAAAGCAAAATTGAAGTTATATTGCACAGACCCTGAGCATGAAGATTTCGATACAGTGATTATGGATGTTTATCTTGGTGTAATTCCATATATGACACCAAAAGGAACATTCGTAATTAATGGAGCTGAACGTGTAATAGTATCACAACTTCACAGGTCTCCCGGTGTTTTCTTCGGTCAAAGCTTGCATGCAAACGGAACAAAACTCTATTCGGCTCGAATAATTCCATTTAGAGGTTCATGGATAGAATTTGCTACAGACATAAATAATGTCATGTATGCATATATCGACAGAAAGAAAAAACTTCCGGTAACAACCCTGCTTCGTGCAATTGGATATGAAAGCGATAAAGATGTTTTAGAAATATTCAACCTTGCCGATGAAGTAAAAGTTAGCAAAACCGGTTTGAAAAAGGTTGTTGGAAGAAAACTTGCAGCACGTGTTCTTAAAAGTTGGGTAGAAGATTTTGTTGATGAAGATACTGGAGAAGTAGTTTCTATTGAAAGGAATGAAGTTATAATTGACAGAGAAACAATAATTGAATTAAATCATATAGATGCAATTATTGATTCTGGTTCAAAATATATTCTTATTCATAAAGAAAATCAAAATCTAAGCGATTACGCAATAATATACAATACACTGCAAAAAGATCCTTGTAATTCTGAAAAGGAAGCAGTACTGCACATTTACCGACAACTTCGAAACTCTGAACCACCAGACGAAGCAACTGCTCGCGATGTAATAGACAAACTATTTTTCTCCGATAAAAGATACGACTTAGGTGAAGTAGGAAGATACAGAATTAACAAAAAGTTAAATCTGAACACTTCCATGGATACCAAGGTGTTAACAAAAGAAGATATTATCGAAATAATAAAATATCTTATTGAATTGATAAATTCAAAAACAGATGTTGATGATATTGACCACTTAAGCAACAGGAGAGTAAGAACAGTTGGAGAGCAACTTTCAAATCAGTTTGGAGTTGGCCTTGCAAGAATGGCAAGAACTATCAGAGAGCGAATGAATGTTAGGGATAATGAGGTTTTTACACCAATTGACCTGATAAATTCAAAAACATTATCATCTGTAATAAATTCATTTTTTGGTACAAACCAATTGTCCCAATTTATGGATCAGACAAATCCACTTGCCGAAATGACTCATAAACGAAGAATGTCGGCATTAGGTCCAGGCGGACTATCAAGAGAAAGAGCAGGATTTGAGGTAAGAGATGTTCACTATACTCACTATGGAAGACTTTGTCCTATTGAAACACCTGAAGGTCCGAATATTGGATTGATTTCATCTCTCTGTGTTTATGCAAAAATAAATAAACTTGGTTTCATTGAAACACCTTACAGAAAAGTTGAAGAAGGAAAAGTTTATACCTCAATAAAAGATGTTATATATTTAAGTGCCGAAGAAGAAGAAGACAAAATTATTGCTCAGGCAAACGCAATAGTTGGTGAGGATGGTTACTTCGTAAACGATAAAATCAAGTCGAGATACGATGGTGATTTTCCTTTAATTGAAAAAGATAAAGTAGATTTGATGGACGTTGCTCCAAACCAGATTGCTTCTATTGCCGCATCTTTAATACCATTTCTTGAAAATGATGATGCAAATAGAGCACTTATGGGCTCAAATATGATGAGACAAGCAGTGCCTCTTCTTTGTCCTGAAGCTCCAGTTGTTGGTACAGGAATTGAGGGCAAAACTACTCAGGATTCCAGAATAATGCTTATGGCAGAAGATAATGGAGTAGTGGAGTATGTCGATTCTAAAAAGATAATAATCAGATATTTAAGGTCAGAGGAAGAAGAATTTTTACTTTTCGATGATAATCTGAAAGAATACGAAATTCCGAAATATCATAAAACAAACCAAAACACCTGTTTAAATTTACGTCCAATAGTTTCGAAAGGAGACGAAGTTGTTAAAGGTCAGATTTTGACAGAAGGATATGGAACAGAAAATGGTGAACTTGCATTAGGAAGAAACCTGAAAGTAGCATTTATGCCATGGAAAGGATATAATTTTGAGGATGCAATTGTAATTTCTGAACGAGTTGTTCGAGAAGACTTTTTTACTTCTATTCATATCGATGAATACAATTTGGAAGTAAGAGATACAAAACGTGGTTTGGAGGAGCTTACTGCAGATATTCCAAATGTAAGCGAAGAAGCAACAAAAAATCTTGACGAGAATGGACTAATTCGCATAGGTGCCGATGTTCAGCCAGGTGATATTCTAATAGGAAAAATTACTCCAAAAGGCGAGTCGGATCCTTCACCAGAAGAAAAATTATTGAGAGCAATTTTTGGCGATAAAGCTGGCGATGTTAAAGATGCGTCTTTAAAAGCCTCTCCATCTTTAAATGGAATTGTTATAAAGAAAAAATTATTTGCTCGCTCAATAAAAGATAGGAAGGTAAGAAATTCTGATTTGCCAATTATCGAAAAAATCGAAGCAACTTTCGCTGCCGATGTAAATTCTTTAAACAACAGATTGATTGAGAAATTGTTTAGCATAATAAATGGCAAAACTTCTCAAGGTGTAAAAGATTATTTAAGTAAAGACTTAATTCCAAAAGGCACAAAATTCACCTTAAAACTTTTACAAGAAATTGACTTTTTGAATGTAAATTCGAATAGGTGGACAACCGACAAGAAAAAAAATGCAGTAATTCAAAGATTGCTTCATAACTATGTAGTAAAATACAAAGATCTTGACGGTGACGTTAAAAGGGAAAAATATAATATTACCATTGGTGACGAATTGCCTGTTGGGATTATTAAACTTGCGAAAATCTATATCGCCAAAAAGAGAAAATTAAAAGTTGGTGATAAAATGGCTGGTCGTCATGGAAACAAAGGAATTATTGCTAAAATTGTTGCAGACGAAGA comes from Bacteroidota bacterium and encodes:
- a CDS encoding SOS response-associated peptidase; amino-acid sequence: MCGRYIEVQKVEVIEKRFNIKIPNEIEYKTSYNISPGQLAPIITNEDPNILQMFKFGLTPFWAKKQMYLFNARVEGDKNKENDSNYSGSCEIVRKPAFRKPIRSRRCLVIADAFIEGTTNEGLSKPYLIYLRDKKRPFAFAGIWDSWQNSETGELVESFSIITTVANSLIQKLPHQRSPVILHQHNEKKWLNNKTPLSDIIRLLRAYPSELMNAYPITPTIKNPKAEGKILIEPIGQRIETEFEIKSTKELQLQGMGSNKRTTDAPTWGRHLN
- a CDS encoding 30S ribosomal protein S21 gives rise to the protein MIVIPIKEGENIDRALKRFKRKFEKTGVVKELRERQAFKKPSVCKREEMIHATYIEQLKREDN
- a CDS encoding tyrosine-type recombinase/integrase, which produces MNRDKFIKYLQFEKRYSSHTIRSYDIDLKQYFTFCKEKYNCQDDFIPANHLYIRNWIISLLTKNYSTKSINRKTTSLKSYFKYLLKENAIDANPMEKVISPKSGRKLPCFVDKEQINNLLDEHDFSNDFEGFRDKMIIELFYVSGIRLSELIKLKVSDINFHSLSLKVLGKRNKERIIPFSLKLKANILEYLQKRQEVALEKTTEFFVTKKGEKTYEKLIYRIVNKYLQLSTTIEQKSPHVLRHTFATHMLNNGADLNAIKELLGHSNLSATQIYTHTTFEKLKNIYKQAHPRA
- the raiA gene encoding ribosome-associated translation inhibitor RaiA; translated protein: MNIKIHSVRFDADAKLVEFVEARINKLIQLYDNIIGVEVFLRLVNNQNQENKVTEIRIEIPGNDLFAKKQEKTFEAATDSAIEALRRQIKKHKEKQRGV
- the tuf gene encoding elongation factor Tu — protein: MAKEKFDRSKPHVNIGTIGHVDHGKTTLTSAITMILAKDGLAEVKDFDSIDNAPEEKERGITINTAHVEYSTKNRHYAHVDCPGHADYVKNMVTGAAQMDGAILVVAATDGPMPQTREHILLARQVNVPKIVVFMNKVDMVDDEELLELVEMEVRELLEFYEFDGDNTPVIQGSALGAMNLEPKWVEKIYELLEAVDTFIPIPPRENEKPFLLPVEDVFSITGRGTVATGRIETGVVNTGDEIRLIGLGAEGRKTVCTGVEMFRKILDRGEAGDNVGLLLRGVDKKEIKRGMVIAKPDSITPHTEFKAEVYILKKDEGGRHTPFHNNYRPQFYLRTLDVTGEILLPEGMEMVMPGDNVTITVKLIYPVAVNKGLRFAIREGGRTVGAGQVIEITV
- the secE gene encoding preprotein translocase subunit SecE encodes the protein MMKIILYFKEVIEELTHKVSWPTRAELQSSAVVVMVASLIIAFTVFLMDFVLGINSNSVWKGLLGFIYDML
- the nusG gene encoding transcription termination/antitermination factor NusG, which translates into the protein MGEFEKKWYVLRAIGGKEKKVKEYILSEISRLNLEDYVSQILIPTEKIYQIRKGKKISKERSFFPGYILIEAALVGEIPHIIKNITNVIGFLSTTKGGEPTPLRLSEVNRILGKVDELAESDEEINVPFCVGEAVKVTDGPFNNFSGIIEEVNEEKKKLKVMVKIFGRRTPLELSFMQVEKE
- the rplK gene encoding 50S ribosomal protein L11, whose product is MAKQIEGLIKLQIKGGAANPSPPVGPALGAKGVNIMEFCKQFNARTQNMAGKVLPVIITVYKDKSFNFIIKQPPVAVQLLEAANLKSGSAEPNRDKVASVSWEDIKTIAEGKMPDLNAFKIDSAMKMVAGTARSMGITVKGEFPNL
- a CDS encoding 50S ribosomal protein L1 codes for the protein MGKLTKNRKKVSDKIEVGKIHSIEEASTILKDITTTKFNASIDMDIRLGVDPRKANQMVRGITTLPHGTGKEIKVLVLCTPDKEAEATEAGADYVGLDEYVQKIKDGWTDIDVVITMPPVMGKVGQLGRILGPRGLMPNPKSGTVTMEVGKAVKEVKQGKIDFKVDKYGIIHASIGKVSFSAEQIVDNARELIQTIVKLKPTSAKGTYIRSVFISSTMSAGLQIDTKSISE
- a CDS encoding 50S ribosomal protein L10, with protein sequence MKREEKNKIIDSLIEQINKTNHFYLTDISELNAEKTSSLRRACFEQDIKLTVVKNTLLKKAMEKAELEYDELYEVLKGSTSIMFTEVGNQPAKLIQEFRRSNDKPILKGAFVEEGCYIGDDQLDALINVKSRDELVADIIALLQSPAKNVISALQSGGSILHGVLETLSERE
- the rplL gene encoding 50S ribosomal protein L7/L12 is translated as MADLKAFAEQLVNLTVKEVNELAEILKSEYGIEPAAAAVAVAGPVAEEAAEAEQTEFNVVLVSPGGAKLQIVKLVKELTGLGLKEAKALVDSAPKEVKEGVTKEEAESLKARLEEAGAEVELK
- the rpoB gene encoding DNA-directed RNA polymerase subunit beta — its product is MSLSNSNERINFASIKNKLEYPDFLEIQLKSFADFFQLETTPENRRIEGLYRVFTENFPITDTRNNFVLEFIDYFVDPPRYTILECIERGVTYCVPLKAKLKLYCTDPEHEDFDTVIMDVYLGVIPYMTPKGTFVINGAERVIVSQLHRSPGVFFGQSLHANGTKLYSARIIPFRGSWIEFATDINNVMYAYIDRKKKLPVTTLLRAIGYESDKDVLEIFNLADEVKVSKTGLKKVVGRKLAARVLKSWVEDFVDEDTGEVVSIERNEVIIDRETIIELNHIDAIIDSGSKYILIHKENQNLSDYAIIYNTLQKDPCNSEKEAVLHIYRQLRNSEPPDEATARDVIDKLFFSDKRYDLGEVGRYRINKKLNLNTSMDTKVLTKEDIIEIIKYLIELINSKTDVDDIDHLSNRRVRTVGEQLSNQFGVGLARMARTIRERMNVRDNEVFTPIDLINSKTLSSVINSFFGTNQLSQFMDQTNPLAEMTHKRRMSALGPGGLSRERAGFEVRDVHYTHYGRLCPIETPEGPNIGLISSLCVYAKINKLGFIETPYRKVEEGKVYTSIKDVIYLSAEEEEDKIIAQANAIVGEDGYFVNDKIKSRYDGDFPLIEKDKVDLMDVAPNQIASIAASLIPFLENDDANRALMGSNMMRQAVPLLCPEAPVVGTGIEGKTTQDSRIMLMAEDNGVVEYVDSKKIIIRYLRSEEEEFLLFDDNLKEYEIPKYHKTNQNTCLNLRPIVSKGDEVVKGQILTEGYGTENGELALGRNLKVAFMPWKGYNFEDAIVISERVVREDFFTSIHIDEYNLEVRDTKRGLEELTADIPNVSEEATKNLDENGLIRIGADVQPGDILIGKITPKGESDPSPEEKLLRAIFGDKAGDVKDASLKASPSLNGIVIKKKLFARSIKDRKVRNSDLPIIEKIEATFAADVNSLNNRLIEKLFSIINGKTSQGVKDYLSKDLIPKGTKFTLKLLQEIDFLNVNSNRWTTDKKKNAVIQRLLHNYVVKYKDLDGDVKREKYNITIGDELPVGIIKLAKIYIAKKRKLKVGDKMAGRHGNKGIIAKIVADEDMPFLADGTTVDIVLNPLGVPSRMNLGQIYETVLGWAGQKLNLRFASPIFDGATTEQINGYTDKAGLPRYGKTYLYDGGTGERFDQPATVGVIYMIKLGHMVDDKMHARSIGPYSLITQQPLGGKAQFGGQRFGEMEVWALEAFGASNILQEILTVKSDDVIGRAKAYEAIVKGEPMPSAGIPESLNVLLHELRALGLSVNLHK